The Candidatus Neomarinimicrobiota bacterium genome contains a region encoding:
- a CDS encoding aminotransferase class I/II-fold pyridoxal phosphate-dependent enzyme yields MSLTKLNQALESEIAQLEEEGRAKAPERVIVDYIPPKDQWGPRYKLQDSNQEFIRLNSNSYLSLSNHPDLIEAADEATEQFGVGPGAVRFIDGTFKYHTELERSLAQFVQKPAAKIFNSAYTANLGLALTINRDRTYWIGDELNHNSIIRAMRIGKVPSENKGIYSHNDMDGYRECLSSVPSEMERVIVIFDGIFSMRGDYAPIDEIVAIASEYDEKFKDGVITVVDDSHGIGAYGPNGRGTADFTDTQPDIIVGTMGKAFGVNGGFIAGSESLIEAARQKADTYIYTNPLSQADCAAAIQAVEIASGKEGRQRLQSLKDRTQQFRDGLESLGFETINGPHPIVPLVVRDTERTHSMVSRLFEKGVLVVGLTFPVVPRGDETIRFQISAAHTEADIDYVLGVLGEFA; encoded by the coding sequence ATGTCACTTACAAAATTGAACCAGGCGCTGGAATCAGAAATCGCACAATTGGAGGAAGAAGGGCGAGCCAAGGCGCCAGAGCGTGTCATTGTCGACTACATTCCTCCCAAAGATCAGTGGGGCCCGCGATACAAGTTGCAGGATTCCAACCAGGAATTTATTCGACTGAATTCCAACAGTTATTTATCCCTCTCCAACCATCCGGATCTTATCGAGGCAGCCGACGAAGCCACGGAACAGTTCGGTGTTGGACCGGGAGCCGTACGGTTTATTGACGGCACCTTTAAATACCACACCGAACTTGAACGTTCGCTAGCGCAGTTTGTCCAGAAGCCGGCCGCCAAAATTTTTAACTCCGCATACACCGCGAACCTTGGTCTGGCGCTGACGATTAATCGCGATCGCACCTATTGGATAGGCGATGAACTGAACCACAACAGCATCATCCGGGCGATGCGGATTGGCAAGGTTCCATCAGAGAATAAGGGCATCTATTCCCATAACGATATGGACGGATACCGGGAATGTCTAAGTAGCGTACCGTCGGAGATGGAACGCGTCATTGTGATTTTCGACGGCATTTTCAGTATGCGCGGCGATTACGCCCCCATCGATGAAATAGTCGCTATCGCGTCAGAATATGATGAGAAATTCAAAGATGGCGTCATCACTGTGGTTGATGATTCTCACGGTATTGGTGCATATGGTCCGAACGGGCGCGGTACTGCGGACTTCACAGATACTCAGCCGGACATCATTGTTGGAACCATGGGGAAAGCCTTCGGCGTGAACGGTGGGTTTATTGCCGGGAGCGAATCGCTCATCGAAGCCGCCCGTCAAAAAGCGGATACCTATATTTATACCAATCCACTCAGCCAGGCGGATTGCGCGGCAGCGATTCAGGCGGTGGAAATCGCTTCCGGCAAAGAAGGCCGACAACGACTACAATCCCTGAAGGATCGCACACAACAATTCCGCGACGGACTTGAATCGCTGGGATTCGAAACTATTAACGGGCCGCATCCAATAGTACCGCTGGTGGTCAGAGATACCGAGCGAACGCATTCTATGGTCAGCCGGCTATTTGAGAAAGGTGTATTGGTGGTCGGACTCACGTTTCCGGTGGTCCCGCGGGGTGACGAAACTATCCGTTTCCAGATTAGTGCCGCCCATACTGAGGCGGATATCGACTACGTTTTGGGCGTACTGGGGGAGTTTGCGTAG